The Malus domestica chromosome 13, GDT2T_hap1 genome includes a window with the following:
- the LOC103414312 gene encoding probable galacturonosyltransferase-like 9, translating to MLPFRLYAAVLFVSSISLLFPPFCIGTRSFPTRAIDGDDAFELGSAARARFSEAPDYRNGGECAVSLNREMVSSCDPSLVHIAMTLDSEYLRGSVAAVHSVIKHASCPENVFFHFIAAEFDPTSPRVLTQLVRSTFPSLNFKVYIFREDTVINLISSSIRQALENPLNYARNYLGDILGRCVDRVIYLDSDILVVDDIHKLWNISLTGSRVIGAPEYCHANFTKYFTDGFWSDPVLSRVFSSRNPCYFNTGVMVMDLVRWREGNYRKRIENWMELQRKRRIYELGSLPPFLLVFAGNVEAIDHRWNQHGLGGDNVRGSCRSLHPGPVSLLHWSGKGKPWVRLESKNPCPLDHLWEPYDLYKPIHHHNPAKFQSLSSISASTLILFSSYLS from the coding sequence ATGCTCCCATTCCGGCTGTACGCCGCCGTTTTGTTCGTCTCCAGTATCTCCCTCCTTTTCCCCCCCTTCTGCATCGGGACCCGCTCATTCCCGACGAGGGCGATCGACGGCGATGATGCCTTCGAACTGGGCTCCGCCGCCCGGGCCCGATTCTCCGAAGCCCCCGACTACCGAAACGGCGGCGAATGCGCCGTTTCGTTGAACCGGGAAATGGTGTCCTCCTGCGACCCGTCGCTGGTCCACATCGCCATGACTCTCGACTCCGAGTACCTCCGGGGGTCGGTAGCTGCCGTGCACTCCGTCATCAAGCACGCTTCTTGCCCGGAAAACGTCTTTTTCCACTTCATCGCAGCCGAGTTCGACCCCACGAGTCCCCGGGTCCTGACCCAACTCGTCCGATCCACCTTCCCCTCGCTTAATTTCAAGGTCTACATCTTCCGGGAGGACACCGTCATTAATCTCATCTCGTCGTCGATTCGGCAGGCGCTCGAGAACCCGCTCAACTACGCGAGAAATTACCTGGGCGATATTTTGGGCCGGTGCGTGGACCGGGTCATTTACTTGGACTCCGATATACTGGTGGTCGACGACATTCACAAGCTTTGGAACATTTCGCTCACCGGATCGCGGGTCATCGGAGCCCCGGAGTACTGCCACGCCAACTTTACCAAGTACTTCACCGACGGGTTCTGGTCCGACCCGGTTCTCTCCCGGGTTTTTTCCTCAAGAAACCCCTGCTATTTCAACACCGGTGTGATGGTGATGGACCTGGTGAGGTGGAGGGAGGGAAATTACCGAAAGAGGATCGAGAACTGGATGGAGTTACAGAGAAAGCGAAGGATTTACGAGCTGGGTTCTCTGCCGCCGTTCCTACTCGTCTTCGCCGGCAACGTGGAGGCCATAGACCACCGGTGGAACCAGCACGGCCTCGGCGGCGACAATGTCAGAGGTAGCTGCCGGTCTCTGCACCCGGGTCCGGTCAGTCTCCTCCATTGGAGCGGCAAGGGAAAGCCGTGGGTCAGACTCGAATCCAAAAACCCGTGCCCGCTGGACCACCTCTGGGAGCCTTACGATCTTTACAAGCCgatccaccaccacaacccgGCGAAGTTTCAATCCTTATCGTCGATCTCTGCATCTACATTGATCTTGTTTTCGAGCTATTTGTCTTGA
- the LOC103451908 gene encoding protein WVD2-like 7 isoform X1 — protein MGESMMHFAYDAEKVVEGETVASNSSNPVLEVSVSFGKFENDSSLSWEKWSTFSPNKYLEEVEKCATPGSVAQKRAYFEAHYKRVAARKAEEMMEQEKQLQDGDTFRSDSDQTSGDQMDSEVHFEIDLANNQINAQGNDQEANFDNEIIKTYVDDLEEDDVFTIEFPSSLAEGEREEADCRTDSPDLNNPEDELAVVKEVENVPAESQGVQEIPRTLDNDVGSAPEVKEVQEEKPRLDLLKGSPKVTPLSKERNVANVKKKPVPLIAKTPQKFAPRASKSVSTPTPKASKPISTPTPKASKPVSTPTPKASKPVSTPTPKASKPISTSTPRVSKSISTSTPRVSKSLLTSTATPASRSSVKKSNASSFPRSKNPSTEETKEVPPKRLHLSLNVESSPTMSGSAFVTTTTKKSSIMENMGDKDIVKRAFKTFQNTYNQPQPSSEEKPPTPKQLSTKGKESRVSTSAPLTKENGGYLDKRTAKAAPSSVSLRSDDCVDKREFSQKLAAKSNAKVTEKAHSQPKSKDQKEAEIKKLRHSLNFKATPTPCVYRGQKVSKSTSEKETSNNETHR, from the exons ATGGGTGAATCAATGATGCATTTTGCCTATGATGCTGAAAAG GTGGTTGAGGGGGAGACGGTAGcttcaaattcttcaaatccTGTACTGGAAGTGTCGGTGTCTTTCGGAAAATTTGAGAATGATTCTTCACTGTCTTGGGAGAAATGGTCGACGTTTTCGCCGAATAAGTACTTGGAGGAAGTGGAGAAGTGTGCCACTCCTGGCTCAGTGGCCCAGAAAAGGGCTTACTTTGAAGCTCATTACAAGAGGGTTGCTGCTCGAAAAGCCGAGGAGATGATGGAACAGGAGAAGCAATTGCAAGATGGTGATACCTTTAGGTCGGATTCTGACCAGACGAGTGGAGATCAGATGGATTCTGAGGTGCATTTCGAAATTGATTTGGCCAACAATCAAATTAATGCCCAAGGAAATGATCAAGAAGCGAATTTCGACAATGAGATTATTAAAACTTACGTGGATGATCTCGAGGAGGATGATGTTTTCACCATAGAGTTTCCAAGCTCATTggctgagggagagagagaagaagctgATTGCAGAACGGATAGTCCTGATTTGAACAATCCGGAGGATGAACTTGCTGTGGTGAAAGAAGtagaaaatgtccctgctgaaTCTCAGGGAGTACAGGAGATTCCAAGGACTTTGGACAATGATGTAGGAAGTGCTCCAGAAGTTAAAGAGGTGCAAGAGGAAAAACCGAGATTGGATCTTCTGAAGGGATCTCCGAAG GTTACTCCATTGAGCAAGGAGAGAAATGTGGCAAACGTTAAGAAGAAACCAGTTCCACTAATAGCCAAAACACCACAGAAATTTGCCCCTAGGGCATCGAAGTCTGTATCAACTCCAACCCCTAAAGCATCGAAGCCCATATCAACTCCGACCCCTAAAGCATCGAAGCCCGTATCAACTCCGACCCCTAAAGCATCGAAGCCCGTATCAACTCCGACCCCTAAAGCATCGAAGCCTATATCAACTTCCACCCCTAGAGTATCGAAGTCTATATCAACTTCCACACCTAGAGTGTCAAAGTCTCTGTTAACCTCTACTGCAACTCCTGCATCGCGGTCCTCAGTAAAGAAGAGCAATGCTTCCTCTTTTCCTAGGAGCAAAAATCCTTCAACTGAGGAAACCAAGGAAGTTCCTCCCAAGCGTTTGCACTTGTCACTCAATGTGGAATCCAGTCCCACAATGTCTGGTTCAGCGTTTGTGACCACCACAACCAAAAAGTCTTCCATTATGGAGAATATGGGAGATAAGGACATCGTCAAACGAGCATTTAAGACATTTCAAAACACTTACAACCAACCGCAACCCTCCAGTGAAGAGAAACCGCCAACACCAAAGCAG CTCTCTACGAAGGGAAAAGAATCAAGGGTTTCCACTTCTGCGCCCCTGACAAAAGAGAATGGAGG ATATCTAGATAAAAGAACTGCTAAGGCCGCTCCATCATCTGTTAGCTTGAGAAGTGATGACTGCGTAGATAAAAGAGAG TTTTCACAGAAACTGGCGGCGAAATCCAATGCGAAAGTGACGGAGAAAGCACACTCCCAACCGAAGTCAAAG GATCAAAAGGAGGCAGAGATAAAAAAGCTCAGACATAGTCTTAATTTTAAGGCTACACCCACGCCATGCGTCTATCGGGGGCAAAAAGTATCAAAAAGTACTTCCGAAAAG GAGACTTCCAACAATGAAACCCATCGGTGA
- the LOC103451908 gene encoding protein WVD2-like 4 isoform X2, with the protein MMEQEKQLQDGDTFRSDSDQTSGDQMDSEVHFEIDLANNQINAQGNDQEANFDNEIIKTYVDDLEEDDVFTIEFPSSLAEGEREEADCRTDSPDLNNPEDELAVVKEVENVPAESQGVQEIPRTLDNDVGSAPEVKEVQEEKPRLDLLKGSPKVTPLSKERNVANVKKKPVPLIAKTPQKFAPRASKSVSTPTPKASKPISTPTPKASKPVSTPTPKASKPVSTPTPKASKPISTSTPRVSKSISTSTPRVSKSLLTSTATPASRSSVKKSNASSFPRSKNPSTEETKEVPPKRLHLSLNVESSPTMSGSAFVTTTTKKSSIMENMGDKDIVKRAFKTFQNTYNQPQPSSEEKPPTPKQLSTKGKESRVSTSAPLTKENGGYLDKRTAKAAPSSVSLRSDDCVDKREFSQKLAAKSNAKVTEKAHSQPKSKDQKEAEIKKLRHSLNFKATPTPCVYRGQKVSKSTSEKETSNNETHR; encoded by the exons ATGATGGAACAGGAGAAGCAATTGCAAGATGGTGATACCTTTAGGTCGGATTCTGACCAGACGAGTGGAGATCAGATGGATTCTGAGGTGCATTTCGAAATTGATTTGGCCAACAATCAAATTAATGCCCAAGGAAATGATCAAGAAGCGAATTTCGACAATGAGATTATTAAAACTTACGTGGATGATCTCGAGGAGGATGATGTTTTCACCATAGAGTTTCCAAGCTCATTggctgagggagagagagaagaagctgATTGCAGAACGGATAGTCCTGATTTGAACAATCCGGAGGATGAACTTGCTGTGGTGAAAGAAGtagaaaatgtccctgctgaaTCTCAGGGAGTACAGGAGATTCCAAGGACTTTGGACAATGATGTAGGAAGTGCTCCAGAAGTTAAAGAGGTGCAAGAGGAAAAACCGAGATTGGATCTTCTGAAGGGATCTCCGAAG GTTACTCCATTGAGCAAGGAGAGAAATGTGGCAAACGTTAAGAAGAAACCAGTTCCACTAATAGCCAAAACACCACAGAAATTTGCCCCTAGGGCATCGAAGTCTGTATCAACTCCAACCCCTAAAGCATCGAAGCCCATATCAACTCCGACCCCTAAAGCATCGAAGCCCGTATCAACTCCGACCCCTAAAGCATCGAAGCCCGTATCAACTCCGACCCCTAAAGCATCGAAGCCTATATCAACTTCCACCCCTAGAGTATCGAAGTCTATATCAACTTCCACACCTAGAGTGTCAAAGTCTCTGTTAACCTCTACTGCAACTCCTGCATCGCGGTCCTCAGTAAAGAAGAGCAATGCTTCCTCTTTTCCTAGGAGCAAAAATCCTTCAACTGAGGAAACCAAGGAAGTTCCTCCCAAGCGTTTGCACTTGTCACTCAATGTGGAATCCAGTCCCACAATGTCTGGTTCAGCGTTTGTGACCACCACAACCAAAAAGTCTTCCATTATGGAGAATATGGGAGATAAGGACATCGTCAAACGAGCATTTAAGACATTTCAAAACACTTACAACCAACCGCAACCCTCCAGTGAAGAGAAACCGCCAACACCAAAGCAG CTCTCTACGAAGGGAAAAGAATCAAGGGTTTCCACTTCTGCGCCCCTGACAAAAGAGAATGGAGG ATATCTAGATAAAAGAACTGCTAAGGCCGCTCCATCATCTGTTAGCTTGAGAAGTGATGACTGCGTAGATAAAAGAGAG TTTTCACAGAAACTGGCGGCGAAATCCAATGCGAAAGTGACGGAGAAAGCACACTCCCAACCGAAGTCAAAG GATCAAAAGGAGGCAGAGATAAAAAAGCTCAGACATAGTCTTAATTTTAAGGCTACACCCACGCCATGCGTCTATCGGGGGCAAAAAGTATCAAAAAGTACTTCCGAAAAG GAGACTTCCAACAATGAAACCCATCGGTGA